Below is a window of candidate division WOR-1 bacterium RIFOXYB2_FULL_36_35 DNA.
AAGCCTGACGCAGTCTCTCGGGGGATTGCGGACAAAATAAAAAAAAAGCTGACCGATTCCGGTTTTGAAATTCTAGAAAGCAAGCTTGTTAACATGACATTGGATGAAGCGCAAAAGCTTTATGTTGTTCACAAAAATAAGCCTTTTTATAATGGGCTTGTCAAATTTATCACTTCAGGGCAGATTTGTTTGATGAAACTTCAGAGAGAAGATGCCGTTTCAAAGCTTCGCGAAATTATGGGGGCAACAGACCCACGAAAGGCGGAAGC
It encodes the following:
- a CDS encoding nucleoside-diphosphate kinase; protein product: MQEQTFCIIKPDAVSRGIADKIKKKLTDSGFEILESKLVNMTLDEAQKLYVVHKNKPFYNGLVKFITSGQICLMKLQREDAVSKLREIMGATDPRKAEAGTIRAEFKEENVFDENGSIKNMIHGSDSDENAKYELSIFF